A stretch of the Desulfurobacteriaceae bacterium genome encodes the following:
- a CDS encoding HPr-rel-A system PqqD family peptide chaperone, translating into MDKLSILAVNDEGFIFDPETGNSFTVNKTDLFIIKLLKEGKSEDEIVSHLTNEFEVNEEEAKRDLLDFIEQLKILGLLGDKDV; encoded by the coding sequence ATGGACAAGCTAAGTATACTCGCTGTTAACGATGAGGGATTCATCTTTGATCCTGAAACAGGAAACAGTTTTACAGTCAATAAAACCGATCTTTTCATAATAAAACTCTTAAAAGAGGGGAAAAGTGAAGATGAAATCGTTAGTCATCTAACTAACGAATTTGAAGTAAATGAAGAAGAAGCTAAACGTGATCTCTTGGATTTTATTGAACAACTTAAGATTTTGGGGCTTCTGGGGGATAAAGATGTATAA